Below is a window of Humulus lupulus chromosome 2, drHumLupu1.1, whole genome shotgun sequence DNA.
ACATATCCAACAACGAGGAGTGTGTTCTGAAAGCTGAATACCTTAGAGAGTGCTTGATATTCCATTgacttgatttattatattattgaggTGAAAAAAGGGATCTAATGACATTTTTTTTGTCGGAAATAGAATTTATTACTATTCAGAATGTAAAGAAAAAATAGTACAAATTGGAGGAGAGATATCCTCCAACTAGCAAAAGTCATCGAGCCTAAGGGCGTGCTTTACCAAGCCATGAGCTGCATTATTAAACTTACAACTAATATAAGACAGAAATGCTCTCCCTCCATGGAGAAGGTTGGCAGAACACAATTCCTTTGGTATAGGGATCTGTTGAATCGCTCTCACCCGCTCTGGGTTAGTCTTAACACCCCCTTTAGCTTTAGACACAAAAGTACACAATAAAGTTTTAATATTAGAAAAATGATCCCCATTTCATTTTGATAGACTGATTATTCATAGCCATTACAAGAGAAAGGTAGTTAGAATAAACAACGTCTAGCTGGAGTCCAAGTCTTTGAGCCCAAACGAGTGCGACCAATAGTTTAATAACTTCTCCTTGAAATGCTAACAACATTCCTACATGACAATCGAAAAGAGAGTTTAggtaaaaacaaaacaaaagtatGTCATAGGAATTGTAAATAAAAACACAAAACCTCCATccacacaacaaaataacccttTGGTTAAGGTTCCaataattgatataatcatttacCATTTGTGCCCACATATGGAAATACGTTTTGTCTTTTAGTTGCCAAAGATTTGTAGAAAGTTTTAACTTAAAGAAAATGACACTTAATTACTTTTTAAAGGCTTTGATAGAGCGCTATGGCTTCCTTCTAGAGGAAAAGGAAAGGAATGAAGGTgaaaccatttcttttctttcccCATCCAAACTGTCCTAAGCATGcaattatgaagaaaaaaaaatgacttTTGTTTACAGTTCTAATCTCTGTGTAGAAATCAtcattatatttttatttgagtACGTAGTACCGTGTGAAGTGTTTCTCTCAAGGCCGTCCATGAATGCTGACATAACATTAACTAAAACCCCAGGCCACCTAAAATACTGCCACGCGTCAAAAACCCATCAAGCTTAGGTAGCCGTTAAACGAATCCAACGGTCGTTAATTGCCGTCTCCAATCATTAATGTGTCAAGTTTTAGTCCCCAACgactctttctcttttctcttttcttttttctttttgttttttcatTATTCCAGATCCGTTATCAACGGTagcattatttaaaattaattaggaAAAAAAAGCAAGTCACACTCCCAAACCATAAATAAATCACCAAGCATCAATTATAGCAACGCGTTTTTGGTAAAtgtaaattagttaattaataaaTACACCAATTCTAATTAAAAAAATCCAtctatattaataataaataaatgctATTAATACGCGTGAACGGGTTGGTTTGGCCTCGCAATCCATCTAAATAAGGCCACTGCCGTTTCTCGCCATTCACACcaacttttctttctttctttcttacttTCCTTGATAAGAAGATCTCCCCAATTTTAGTCTCCAAAATTTTCTCAACAGATTTCGGGCAACCAAACACCCACCACGCAACGCAACAAACCAAAGATACAggccttttctttcctttttctatttctctctctagCCTTCCAATGCCAAATATTTTAGTCAGAATTTTCCTTATATATAACCTTCTCAATTCGCTCCTCCTTTCTTTGGTGCCCAAGAAGCTAATCCCTTTCTTACCTTCTTCTTGGTTCCACCAAACACCACCATTGGTGACCGTACAATCATCGGCACTCGCTACGCCCAGCagcaacaagaaaaacaagatcGTGAGAATGGAGCAGACGGAGCTGAGTCGCGTGTTCCAAATGTTCGACCGGAACGGAGACGGACGAATCACGAAGAAGGAACTGAACGATTCGTTGGAGAATTTAGGTATCTTCATCCCTGATAAGGAGCTGTCTCAGATGATAGCGAAGATCGACGCCAATGGCGATGGGTGTGTCGACATGGAGGAGTTCGGCGAGCTGTACCGATCGATCATGGACAACCGAGAGGCCGAGGATGATGACATGAAGGAGGCCTTTGATGTGTTCGATCAGAATGGAGATGGGTTCATCACCGTCGATGAGCTCAGATCGGTGTTGGCTTCCCTTGGACTTAAGCAAGGGAGGACCGTAGAGGATTGCAAAAAGATGATCATGAAGGTTGACGTGGACGGTGATGGCAGGGTTAATTACAAGGAATTTAGGCAGATGATGAAAGGTGGTGGCTTTAGTGCTTTgagttagattttttttttcttttttaaaagttCGGGAGGGGTGGGGAAACTTGGGGTTTGGGGGGGAGGATTTCAATTAGGACACcttttatttttttggtttttttctaTTAATTTCTCTGTAAATATTTTTGGAGAAGTTGTTTTAATTTATTGTGTTTTGGTGATTCTCATTTCTACGTGGCTTAATCCCATTGGTTGGAATCTGAGCATATATAAGAAAAATAGGGCAAGGCAATGGAGCTGCTAATTATGAAGCTTGTAACTTTATCCTTCGGAAACAagagagaaaggaaagaaaagagttAAAAAGGagacagaaacaaaaacaaaaagaaaagtgtTTGTTTTATGGGCAAGTAATTGttgtgattttttctttttcatctttGAATTGTAATGGTTTTGTTCATTAATGATGTGAATTTAATTACTTGGAGTATTATAATACCGTTGACTTAGAAAATGTAGTTTCTATTTCTACCTCTGCTTCCTATCTAATGTTGGTAGCTGGTGGCTACCACTACAATGCGTGTATTCACCTAATGTGTTCCATTGAAAAATAAATGGAGCTATGATTTGTGGTAGACTGAAATAATATAATGAATTTGTTGGCtatatatttgataatttttAGTAAATATGGTtggttttattttgttatttttattgaaaatatctagcaatttttaaaaaaaaaatatggtctTGACAAGTTATatggtatatatttttttaccacTTATGCAAAATTATGGGAGATGGTATTGGCGGTTATGCGCTATTGATTTGTCTTCTTTTAGGGGTATTTGGAAGTTTATTATTTCTTACAAAGCCAAGTAATTACAACAcaatatgtgtttgaatgttaAATAGTAACACATGAAATCTTATTGTTATGTGTTTGGATATGTTGTAAGTAGAAACACATGAAATTTTATTGATATGTTTTGCAAGAGAATTAATAATTACAAAACAAAAGAagatattatttaataaatttttatttagaccggatattatttagtaattataaaaTGTAATTACACCCACTTATGGGGACCATAGAAATTAGAAAAAGTAATTGGGACACTTCAATTACCTCTAATTATATGGTTATAAAGTAATTATCTAGTTAAACAATCATGCAAAATCTAGTAATTGGCTCGAATTATACTTAATTCCAATTACAAGATGACTTTCGAAACACATTTTTATGGTGCGTTTGGAAAGCCACACTGCAATTATAATTGAGTGTAATTCAGAGTAATTACTTGATTCGGCGTATTTGTCTGACCATGTAATTACACATTAACTATGTAATTTGAGGAGTCCCAATTACACTCTCAAATTCTCATAGCTCCCATGAAAATTGGGTGTAATtactaattaatattaattttaaatagtatttagtacataatattatttttctgtGTAATTATTAATTGTTTTGCCAAATATAACAATAGAAATTCATAAGTAATTACCACTTGAAATCCAAATGcatcttgtattttaaaatataatgtaatTACTCATATATGTGTAACTATTACTCTAGTAATTACATAGCTGTTTCCAAACACATCCTTAAAACTGATAGTATCTAGTAATTACATCCACCTAATTTTCATGGAGTTCTATAAGAATTGAAAAGTGTAATTGGGGCAATTTAATTACTTCCAATTACTTGGTTATAATTACATATTAAACAAATATGTCAAATCTAGTAATTACCTCTAATTAAACTAAATTCCAATTATAAAGTGATTTTTGAAacacatttttaaatttttaaatcacaatttaaattttttaaggttattttttttataattcaaCGTTTTGTTAAGTTGCAGATTTTTGGtgctcttattttttttaatttattatccTAATAATAATTAACTCTTATTTATTGTACATGTAACTCTCTTATTTGCCTTTTATAACGTAATGTATGAGTGATTGAATTTCAATTTATTTAACACTATTTCCCTCTTATATTTTACTAAATATaatgaagatttatgtttgataGGAAAAGTGATTTTAAtcttattttctatgtatttaaaTTTCACTTGTGAAAATTTATGGAGTTAGTTATGTTATACTCAACTATAATAAGTGTCATTTTATGGCTTTCATcataggcgatgcatcgcctaaaaACTTGAGGCTTGGGCGAAACGCAACAGGCGATGCATTTCCTGTTAGTAGGCGACGCATTGCTTGGCAGACAATGTATCTCCCATAGtcaagcgatgcatcgcctgacGTGTCCGTGCAGACAAGTAATTTAAACTCCAAATGATGTGCTTAAATCTCTAATCCTAATGGTTGGACTTAATGACAGTGTCTCACTATAAAATGGTTCtcttagagttttgatagacatgttcactctttcaaatctctttctctctctagctctcaagatcataagttttcttaaAGAAATTTATAAAGAAAGTACTTGTCTATGTGAATTTCAAGGCTTCTTCAATCTCAATTTCGTTTCCTACTTGAGAAAGCCAGAAGCATCCAGGAAGGGCTaataaatagagaatttggacaatgatacaTCTTATGTATAAGCCTAGGTTTTGATTCTCACCAACAAAAGCATTCAAGTGGTGTTCTACCCAGGGTTTGAAGCTTGCAAGAAGATCGAAGAGTTTGTTCTATAATTAGGGTTTGCATCATTCTATCCTTAATCTTTTATTGGACTCTGTCAAGCGTAATTCTGTGTAAATTCTTATTATTGTGGTGgttgtaatctcactctcccccaacaatcAAGTTCTCTATTCTCTTAATTACATCATTATGGAAGAATCGTCTTCAATTTCAGCTTTGAAATTTATGACAGAAGACTTAGTTAGATTGGATAGATTTGGTGGAACTAATTTTGTGCgctggcaagacaagattaggttCTTACTCACTACTGTCAAGGTGTACTACATCTTTGACAAAGATCTAGTGGCCATAAAACCCGCTACGTTGATTTTGATTTCTAATCAAATAGGGACAGTCATAAGTCGATGTCTGGcccagtgttcactcttggtggaggagttgtagttTGAATAAGTATCAAAATCTAGTATTGTAGATTataccatggaagtcgaatacatagcgacttgtgaagtagctaaagaAGCGGTAGAGCTCAGAATATTCTATAATTATATGGAAGTCATTCTAAATATGGACAAGCCTTTAATCCTATATTGTGAGAACAATGGAGCAGTAGCAAACTCTAAAGAAGCAATGACTCATAAAAATGGCAAGCATATAAAGAGGAAATACCATATATGGTTTGAGAGATTGTGCATAGAGGTGATGTGATAGTTATGAAGATAATATCGGAACATAACCTAGCTGACCCATTTAACAAGATGCAACCTATTAAGTCATTTGAAGGCCACGTGCGAGATATGGGATTAAATGtcatgcctcattttctttaagGGCAAGTGACAGATTGTTAGGGTTGGTGCCGTAAAAGAATTTTATAAGACATTCTTGTttggaattaaataaaaatacattttctTTATGATTGGatgtttgaattattttttaataattataaatatcaaaaaattcaataTTCATTAGTGAGAGTATGATCATGCATGAGTATGAAAAGATTAAGATGATAGATGATGAATAAAATTCCTAGCaatatattaaagtatgaaatctttaatcaatggttgccagtatggtttactaagcatttttgttagtgcatgtgatctagatccgaattTCTGACGTGGATAGATATCTTAGTAAGAGTgctttatataattagattatatatgactgtATCGAcatgaattaattttttatataaacataccgtttaccataaagatttaatttataTCAAAATGAGGATCATAGGCAGATTAGTCTAAATCCTtagtagtcatgaactcatgttcatatCTATTGAGTCTTTTGATTCACTCTTTAATAtatcttagtataatgaggctagcgacttttgttttggagattcaatggtATGAATGGCTGGTAACATGATCTTACAAGAATAGAATCCAATCCTTCTTAACGGATCAAATAATTGTTATTttgagggttaattctggaactgaatagttattgagctcaaatttataatatgcttataaattaattgttcactagtgaattaatggtacttcaGGAActagaggtaattagaagggtaaaacgataattttgaccagctctaattagcaAACCAATAAATTGGAGGACAAACCtacatgaagtgattatatcaatggacaaatcgacataatgctataaatataattactaagagttcaattccatatttatagtggagtaataatgaaattaataaataagattatttaattaaatagtttaattaataatctggtttattggagcttagtattataggtccatggtccacaAGTCACCTATAATGCCTTcataatccaggaccattacctagtgtgtttaaagtagtgctTATCTTGTTAAGCAAGATATTTTGACCCAAAAGTGTCATTTAGAAATAAAACAGTAAATCAATACTAAAAAGTTCATAAAAAGATTCAAGTTGTTTCATAGAAGTTACATGGGATCTCATTTAGTTTAAATAAATATGGTTACAACATTGGTTCACAAATTAAGTCGGCCTAAGCAACAAATTAGATTTTTGACTCAAGTTCATCAGATAACTCAACCCCATAGGTttagcaggccgaacatgtacacaatcttgctaagccctccaactcatggctgatttTTCTTTCCTTTGTCCTTACCTACAttatagagcactcgtgagcgaaggcccaacaaaaaaaattatagaagGAATGAATGTAAATCATagcatatataaataataattcacatgattaataaatcatgcCACACATGTATAAGTCAAATAAATAACAATGCACATAATCTAATAACAATACTTACAATTCATAAATCACAACCCACatatattttaatcatataaacattcaaCACCAACCATAGCAAATAAGATGCATCATCAAGTATCAAGTGTACAGTCAACACCTTATAAGGTGTGTCTTCAAGCCCCATGTATACAGTTGGTGTCGAGCAAAGTGCGTCTCCCAGCACCAAGCTTATGGTAATAACCGcatattgatggacccaaaacgggtatgttttaaatatttataactcgcaagcgcacgaatcgtatatggaatatagtgtttgtgtaagcacaagatcgaacccaaaggagttgtctaaaatcgaaaagaaaactattttaaaccaaaattaataaattctaacctagttccaaagattgatgag
It encodes the following:
- the LOC133818787 gene encoding calmodulin-like protein 7, producing the protein MPNILVRIFLIYNLLNSLLLSLVPKKLIPFLPSSWFHQTPPLVTVQSSALATPSSNKKNKIVRMEQTELSRVFQMFDRNGDGRITKKELNDSLENLGIFIPDKELSQMIAKIDANGDGCVDMEEFGELYRSIMDNREAEDDDMKEAFDVFDQNGDGFITVDELRSVLASLGLKQGRTVEDCKKMIMKVDVDGDGRVNYKEFRQMMKGGGFSALS